The Pirellulaceae bacterium region GGGCCGTAGTTTGTAAGCGGCAAGTTCTTCCAATCGTTGGCGACGCCCCCACAACAGTCCGACGTGTGGACCAAAGAACTTGTATGCCGAGCAGATGCAGTAGTCGACGCCCCACTGGGCGACATCGATTAAGCGATGTGGAGCCCAATGTACAGCGTCCAAATACACTTCTGCTCCGGCGCGATGCGCCAGTTCGGTTAACTGCTGAACGCGGGTCGTACTGCCTACGCTGTTGGACGCAGCGGTCAGGGCTACCAGTCGCGTTTGATCGGTTACCTTGCGCTGAAAGTCCTGCTCGTCTAAGGTAGCATCCGCGACGTTGACGCTGATCGTATCAACTTCGACACCCACATCGCGAGCCGCCAGCTTCCATGAAGTGACATTCGCGTCGTGGTCCAATTGAGTGACCACGATGCGCTGACCGGGCTTCCAGGTGCGTGCCAGCGCCCGGGAGAAGGCCAGAGTCATCGTCGTCATGTTGGCACCAAAAATACACTCGCCGGCGTCCGTACAGCCAAACCAATCCGCAGCAGCTTGATGAGCCTCGGCGGTCAATGCGGCGGTCTGGCGACTGGTGCCAAAGGCTCCGCCGGTGTTGGCGTTATGCCAGCGGTAATAGTCCGTTACAGCGTTGATGACCGACTGTGGGACTTGGCTTCCGGCCGGCGCGTCAAGATAGGCGATGGAACGATTCGAATCGGGGGCGACTCGCGACAAGGATGGAAACTGTTGGCGGAGTTGCGGGACGATGCTGGCAAATGAAGTCATATTCGAGTAACCAAACTGATTGGCAATAAAGGGATTGTTGAGCGAGACGATGTTTCCTAATTGCCATAAAAACCGCATTGGCTGGCGCTGTGGCAAAGGCGGTCTACTACCCCACGACGATGCCTGCCGGGATAAGTGTTAGTGTGCCTGACAAGCGGAATGCTGGCAATTGGCTAGTAGAAAATACCTCGGCTTGAGTGATCGAGAATCCATCTTTCGCCACAGTCGCAGATTTCAGAGAATCCGGGCTGTCAACGAGTTAAACGTTCGAAAGTGTATCAGTCTGCAAATTGGAGTACATGGGGTGATAGATCGTCGAACTTGGTTGACTGTTACCGGGGCTTGGACGGTGGGCGGTTGTTGCGGATGTCGGTCTGCACCCATCACCGGTCGCAAGCAGATGATCATGTTCCCAGAGCAAACCGAAATCGCTATGGGGCAGCAGGCGTTTGCTGAGGTGATGCAGCAGAGCCAGGAGTTATCTACCAGTCTGAGCAGCCAACTGGTACACGAGGTTGGTCATCGCGTCGCCGCAGCCAGTGGACGCACCGATTATGAATGGGAGGTGCGATTGATCCGAGGCGATGAGCAAAATGCCTATTGTCTACCCGGTGGCAAGATTGTGGTCTATGAAGGCATACTGCCGGTCTGTCAAAATGAAGCCGGCCTGGCGGTGGTGATGAGCCATGAAGTGGCCCACGTGCTGGCGCGTCACGGCGGAGAGCGGATGAGTCAGCAGGCCGCCGTCAATGGTGCACAACAGGTACTGGGCGTACTGACGCAGAATCGCGAGCAGGTATCGCGAGAACTGTGGATGCGTGCTTACGGCGTAGCGACCAACTACGGCGTGCTGCTGCCCTACAGTCGCAAGCACGAGACGGAAGCCGATCACATCGGACTGATGTTGATGTCGCAAGCGGGATACGATCCCAGCGAAGCTCCCAGATTCTGGCAACGCTTTGGCAGTGCAAGCCAGGGAGCTGTCAAACCGCCCGAGTTCATGTCTACGCATCCGGCGGATCATCGCCGGGCGTCAGAGCTAGAAAAGCTATTACCTGAAGCACTTACCATCTACCGACAAGCCGTCAATCCAATCGGCGTTGGACGCACGATCGTCTAGCCAGCCGCTGCATAGCAGCACGGAATTTTGGCAATCTTCCGACCTCGCCATCCCTACTGACTTGAGTGCCAGTACCCAGTTTACGAACGTCGTTTGAAGAGCGGTCCGCCGTATCGGGCTGTGTTGCCGAGCTGTTCTTCGATGCGCAACAGTTGATTGTACTTGGCCATGCGGTCACTACGCGAGGCGGAGCCTGTCTTGATCTGACCGGTGGACAGTCCAACCGCTAGGTCGGCGATCGTCGAGTCCTCGGTTTCACCACTGCGATGGCTGGAGATCGACGTGTAACCGTGGCGCGTGGCCAATTGGATGGCGTCGATGGTTTCAGTGACACTACCAATTTGGTTGACCTTGATCAAAATACTATTGCCAATGCCAGCGTCGATGCCGCGCTGCAATCGCTGGACGTTGGTGACAAACAGGTCATCGCCGACAAGCTGCACTCGGTTACCAAGTTTATCGGTCAGCAGTTTCCAACTGTCCCAGTCGTCTTCGGAACACCCGTCTTCGATGGAGCAAATGGGATACTGGTCGACCCATGCTTCCAGAAATCCAACCATCTCGGCACCGGACAGCTTCTTGCCATCGATCGTGTAACGCTTGGTTTTCTCGTCATAAAATTCGGTGGCTGCGACATCCAGTGCGATGAAGATCTGCTCGCCAGCTTGGTAGCCGGCTTGACCGATAGCTTCCATGATTAGGTCTAGCGCCTCTTGATTGCTGCCCAGGTCGGGTGCAAAGCCGCCTTCGTCGCCGACGGAGGTGTTCAGCTTGCGGCTGCTGAGTACTTTTTTCAGGTGATGAAAGACTTCAACCCCGGCGCGCAGCGCATCAGAGAAAGAGTCGAAGCCCAGGGGCATGACCATGAACTCTTGTACGTCCACCGAGTTGTCTGCGTGCTGGCCACCGTTGACAATGTTCATCATGGGGGCGGGCAGAATGTGCGCGGCGGTGCCTCCCAGGTAGCGATACAGCGGCAGTTGGCAGTAATTTGCGGCAGCTTTGGCCACAGCCATCGAAGCGCCTAAAATCGCATTGGCCCCCAAGCGCTTCTTGTTTTCGGTGCCATCCAGTTCGATCATCACCCGATCGATTTCGCGCTGGTCCAGAGCGTCTAGGCCGATTAACGCGTCGGCAATTTCGCCACTCACATGTTCAACTGCTTTGAGAACACCTTTGCCCATGTAGATGGACTTGTCCCCGTCGCGCAATTCCCAAGCCTCGTGAGCGCCGGTGCTGGCACCGCTGGGCACTGCGGCGCGACCTAACGCACCGTCCATGAGTTCAACTTCGACCTCAATGGTCGGATTGCCACGGCTATCTAGAATTTGACGCGCCTGAACGCCCTGGATCATACTCATCGGATCGCTTTCCCTGAAACTAGAAACAACTGTCCTGAAAACTAGGCTCAACATTGTGCTCAAATGCCGCCAGAGCACCAGACCGCCTCGTTATTTTTGATTCGACTCGCCCAAAGCCGCTTCGGCTGGTAAGCTGGTATACGTCGTGAAGTGAAGGCAATTTGTGATTCGTGAAGTATAGATCGTTTCCAACTACTGCGATTTGAGCGAGGCCGATGTTTTCGGGATTGGTTGAGACGAGAACAACCGTGAGTGCCATCCAGGCCGAGCCGGGTGGGATGCGGCTGACGTTGGCGCTTTCAAGTCAGTTTGACGATGTGCGTGTAGGAGACAGCATCTGCATTCAAGGCTGCTGCCTGACAGTAGTTGATATTGAGGATCGCAGCATGAGCTTTCAGGCCGGCATGGAAACACTGTCGCGAACCACCTTAGGCCGATTACAATTGGGCCAGCAAGTCAATTGCGAACGGTCGCTGCGGCTGCATGATCGGTTGGGGGGGCACTTCGTTACTGGACACATCGACGGCCTGGGTACAGTCACCGAACGCCGCGATCTGGCCGAATGGTCTGACATCTTCTTTAGGGCAGCTCCCGAGCTGCTGGTGCAGATGGCGTCTAAGGGCTCAATAGCCATTGATGGAGTTAGCCTGACGTTGGTGAGCGTTACCGACTGCGAGTTTTCGGTGGCCCTCATTCCGCATACGCTCAGCGCCACGACGCTTGGACAGCTTCGGTTGGGGGATTCGGTCAACCTGGAGACAGATATTCTGGCTAAGTATGTCCAGCGACAATTGTCGCTAGACAGTCGCCAGTCGCCAGCAAATTCCAACCGCTACCTGTAACGCTCGGCAATCGTCCTACCACCGTTTTTAATAAGCAGATCTATGGTTCAGCGTCAAACGCTCAGTTACCTGCAGCAGAATTTTCAGCGCGCCAAGATGCGACCGCAAACGCGCTATGGTCAGAACTTTCTGATCGACTTGAACTTGGTGCGCTTGATTGCGGATTCGGCAGAGCTAACCAAACGCGATGTCGTGCTTGAGGTCGGCACGGGCATGGGATCGCTGACAACCATCATGGCTGCTCAGGCCGGGCATGTGGTCAGCGTCGAAATAGATCACCACCTTGCTCTGTTAGCCCGCAGTGAATTGGAAGAGCTGGAAAATGTGACCTTGCTGGAGCAAGATGCTCTAAAAAGCAAGAACCAATTGCATCCCCAGGTCATCCAGGAAATTCGGCAGCAGGTTAGCCAGATCCCTGGTGGAAGATTGAAGTTAGTTGCAAATTTGCCGTATAACGTGGCGACGCCGATCTTGTCGAACTTGTTGAGCATCGAGCCGTGGCCGGCGCGGATGGTGGCCACCATTCAGCGCGAGTTGGCCGAGCGAATTTGCGCAACACCCCGCACCAAGGATTATAGCGCTCTGAGTGTCTGGATGCAGGCGCAGTGTCGCACCAGCATCGTGCGCATTATGCCTCCGACGGTATTTTGGCCACAACCGAAGGTCGAATCGGCCATCGTCGACATTCAGCCGCAAAAAGTCCTGCGCGACCGGCTGGCCCATCGCGAGCACTTCCATGATCTAGTGCGCAAGATTTTCCAGCACCGCCGCAAGTTTCTGAGGTCAGCGTTGACGGTGGCCGTCCGGGATCGGCTTGACAAGCAGCAGGTCGACGAGATTATGTCAGAAATGGGTCTGGACGCGACGGTCCGAGCCGAACAGTTGACCCCTCAGCAGTTGATCGAGCTGAGTGACAGTGTATGGAAAAGCCAGACAGATTGCTCATGACTCAGCTGGATTCTAATCTGCGACCGCTGTTGGCGTCCGGTAGCGTCGTGGGCGGGTACTGTATTGAGCGGCCGCTGGGCAGTGGAGGAATGGCTGATGTTTATTATGCCGTCGATCAACGTCTTGAACGTCCCGTTGCACTGAAGATCCTTCGGCCTGCCTTGGCCGAGGATGAGACCTATCAGCAGCGCTTTGAGCAGGAGGCCAAGGCGGCGGCGGCTCTGATACATCCGAACATCGTGCAGATCTATGGGGTCGGTCAAGACGGCTCGATCCGTTATATGGCTCAGGAGTTCGTCCCTGGCGTTAATCTGCGAGACTATCTGCGCGGCCAGCTTGTTTGCCCTGATGGTCAAGCTCTTGGCAAATTAGGCAGCAGTAGCGATATCGGCAGAATCTCTTCTCGTGTCGGTGACGAACTGTCACAGGAGGAGGCCATGTTGGCAGCGGCTATTGGCAAAGATCGACAGTTGCCAATTCGCGAGGCGCTGAGCATTCTGCTGCAGACGCTGGCCGCTCTCACCAAATCGGCACAGGTTGGTATTGTTCATCGAGACATCAAACCCGAAAACATTATGCTGACCAGTGACGGCGACGTCAAAGTTGCCGACTACGGGTTGGCGCACATCCAGTTGGGGGAAACCGCATCGCTGACGAATCCCGGAGTGGCGCTTGGCACGCCGATCTAC contains the following coding sequences:
- a CDS encoding cysteine desulfurase-like protein, which produces MRFLWQLGNIVSLNNPFIANQFGYSNMTSFASIVPQLRQQFPSLSRVAPDSNRSIAYLDAPAGSQVPQSVINAVTDYYRWHNANTGGAFGTSRQTAALTAEAHQAAADWFGCTDAGECIFGANMTTMTLAFSRALARTWKPGQRIVVTQLDHDANVTSWKLAARDVGVEVDTISVNVADATLDEQDFQRKVTDQTRLVALTAASNSVGSTTRVQQLTELAHRAGAEVYLDAVHWAPHRLIDVAQWGVDYCICSAYKFFGPHVGLLWGRRQRLEELAAYKLRPSPNSLPGKWMTGTPNFAAIAGVRAAIDYLANIGYQLSSASQDSYRHQTVEELPNDNPLDMSPASPTPNRRQALQIALTAIQEYETGLATQLIDGLLGLPKVTVYGITDPQRFAERVPTVVFTVEGLTSQQVASYLDSRGIYCWHGDYYAVDICAALGQARDGMVRLGIVHTTTTEEIQRVIDELQRLVS
- a CDS encoding M48 family metallopeptidase codes for the protein MIDRRTWLTVTGAWTVGGCCGCRSAPITGRKQMIMFPEQTEIAMGQQAFAEVMQQSQELSTSLSSQLVHEVGHRVAAASGRTDYEWEVRLIRGDEQNAYCLPGGKIVVYEGILPVCQNEAGLAVVMSHEVAHVLARHGGERMSQQAAVNGAQQVLGVLTQNREQVSRELWMRAYGVATNYGVLLPYSRKHETEADHIGLMLMSQAGYDPSEAPRFWQRFGSASQGAVKPPEFMSTHPADHRRASELEKLLPEALTIYRQAVNPIGVGRTIV
- the eno gene encoding phosphopyruvate hydratase; this translates as MSMIQGVQARQILDSRGNPTIEVEVELMDGALGRAAVPSGASTGAHEAWELRDGDKSIYMGKGVLKAVEHVSGEIADALIGLDALDQREIDRVMIELDGTENKKRLGANAILGASMAVAKAAANYCQLPLYRYLGGTAAHILPAPMMNIVNGGQHADNSVDVQEFMVMPLGFDSFSDALRAGVEVFHHLKKVLSSRKLNTSVGDEGGFAPDLGSNQEALDLIMEAIGQAGYQAGEQIFIALDVAATEFYDEKTKRYTIDGKKLSGAEMVGFLEAWVDQYPICSIEDGCSEDDWDSWKLLTDKLGNRVQLVGDDLFVTNVQRLQRGIDAGIGNSILIKVNQIGSVTETIDAIQLATRHGYTSISSHRSGETEDSTIADLAVGLSTGQIKTGSASRSDRMAKYNQLLRIEEQLGNTARYGGPLFKRRS
- a CDS encoding riboflavin synthase → MFSGLVETRTTVSAIQAEPGGMRLTLALSSQFDDVRVGDSICIQGCCLTVVDIEDRSMSFQAGMETLSRTTLGRLQLGQQVNCERSLRLHDRLGGHFVTGHIDGLGTVTERRDLAEWSDIFFRAAPELLVQMASKGSIAIDGVSLTLVSVTDCEFSVALIPHTLSATTLGQLRLGDSVNLETDILAKYVQRQLSLDSRQSPANSNRYL
- the rsmA gene encoding ribosomal RNA small subunit methyltransferase A, with product MRPQTRYGQNFLIDLNLVRLIADSAELTKRDVVLEVGTGMGSLTTIMAAQAGHVVSVEIDHHLALLARSELEELENVTLLEQDALKSKNQLHPQVIQEIRQQVSQIPGGRLKLVANLPYNVATPILSNLLSIEPWPARMVATIQRELAERICATPRTKDYSALSVWMQAQCRTSIVRIMPPTVFWPQPKVESAIVDIQPQKVLRDRLAHREHFHDLVRKIFQHRRKFLRSALTVAVRDRLDKQQVDEIMSEMGLDATVRAEQLTPQQLIELSDSVWKSQTDCS